A stretch of Halichondria panicea chromosome 1, odHalPani1.1, whole genome shotgun sequence DNA encodes these proteins:
- the LOC135338556 gene encoding uncharacterized protein LOC135338556 isoform X1 produces the protein MHSSEHFQCDREPKKLDLSMEISASLVCVCLLVLLSTLVTKSVGSKDVVQAERDTERDIVHIQQRPLMERGSAQIWWPHEHWGKKKHKPKKKPVRRKPPPRRVIHYKPRRVIHPRPKPKWHPPKNHPQQIPGFKQKFDLPLHTVCDSAKGEGLIQVKSKYDGYYGDRVWDWKCHKVAPSPLIDCSWSPYINNWKQDITYMCPKNKFMAGIRSHHMNAHEDRKWKIRCCGANDYHTEDCLMTEYVNMLHGDLDHKVGSPCGGGAGALVGLDSHYKQKDRRWRIFECSVHAG, from the exons atgcacagttcaGAACACTTTCAATGTGACCGTGAACCTAAGAAACTAGATCTAAGTATGGAAATCTCTGCCagtttggtgtgtgtgtgcctactTGTACTGTTGTCGACACTCGTTACCAAGAGTGTGGGATCCAAAGATGTGGTTCAAGCTGAGCGGGACACTGAAAGAGATATAGTTCATATCCAACAAAGACCTCTGATGGAAAGAGGCAGTGCACAA ATTTGGTGGCCTCATGAACACTGGGGAAAGAAGAAGCACAAGCCAAAGAAAAAACCAGTTCGAAGGAAG CCACCACCTCGAAGAGTAATCCACTACAAGCCTCGAAGAGTAATCCACCCCAGGCCTAAG CCTAAATGGCATCCTCCAAAAAAT CATCCACAACAAATTCCTGGCTTCAAGCAGAAATTTGACCTTCCACTACATACGGTTTGTGATAGTGCCAAAG GTGAAGGCCTAATCCAAGTGAAAAGTAAATATGATGGATACTATGGAGATCGAGTATGGGACTGGAAGTGTCATAAGGTGGCACCTTCCCCTCTTATTGACTGCTCCTGGTCACCTTACATCAATAACTGGAAACAGGATATTACCTATATGTGTCCGAAGAACAAGTTTATGGCAG GAATCAGGAGCCATCACATGAATGCTCACGAGGACAGAAAATGGAAAATTCGATGTTGTGGAGCCAATGACTACCACACAGAGGACTGTCTCATGACAGAATATGTGAATATGCTTCATGGGGACTTAGACCACAAGGTGGGCTCTCCATGTGGTGGAGGAGCCGGGGCCCTGGTTGGACTGGATAGTCATTATAAGCAAAA AGATAGACGATGGAGGATATTTGAATGCAGTGTGCATGCTGGTTAA
- the LOC135338602 gene encoding uncharacterized protein LOC135338602: MANQFEDFPDLVLSHVADLLCPEDVARLSQTCHRLHSVLPHFMIVHGKDFEIRGPRSGHWAPELYFDGPILPSIVKKLSLSVVWKDQGYGNRKGEIFLQLMRQINTSSSPVVVAEKRRVFGIAEHDEMEANAELRDDPVIKLAQPGDFYRFMRNAGGGGGHSLTVKKFRVVATLP; this comes from the coding sequence ATGGCAAACCAGTTTGAAGACTTCCCAGATCTAGTGTTATCTCATGTGGCTGACTTGCTTTGCCCAGAGGATGTAGCTAGACTCTCCCAGACCTGTCATCGTCTCCACTCTGTGCTTCCCCACTTCATGATTGTCCACGGTAAAGACTTTGAAATACGAGGTCCACGTTCAGGCCACTGGGCACCTGAACTATATTTCGATGGTCCTATCCTACCAAGTATTGTTAAGAAGCTTTCTCTATCTGTGGTGTGGAAAGATCAAGGTTACGGAAATCGAAAAGGCGAGATATTTCTGCAATTGATGAGACAGATTAATACAAGCAGTTCTCCTGTGGTGGTGGCAGAAAAAAGACGAGTGTTTGGGATTGCTGAGCACGATGAGATGGAAGCAAATGCTGAGTTAAGAGATGATCCTGTCATCAAGTTAGCACAGCCTGGTGACTTCTATAGGTTCATGAGGAACgcaggaggagggggagggcaCTCGCTCACAGTCAAGAAGTTTAGGGTGGTCGCTACTTTACCATGA
- the LOC135338496 gene encoding CUB and sushi domain-containing protein 3-like isoform X1 → MKTALILLVLIGSCILAVNGLDFTLKRYGRRVLANSVIDISRVGREYSSYYSWSSRTSYTNEGPLVCHTEIPNCCRDVDDPFENEENGEWFYPDGQVVSSSQRVNNFYVTRARQELHLNSYSEYGPTGVYCCDVQSVNGSGNITAEYVSETNYTSINSSTSKCIGLYTYSQLRLCPDFSIGNGFVTYDSPYIPGRVARFSCNRGFSLVGNSEQTCTNRGWSGTRPYCGYDCGPLPVPRNGRVDTSTGTTVGKTASYSCNEGYNLIGSSTRNCQYSNYHYRYSYYPSRVGWSSSAPICVDEAKMQLMFSPTPGSCLNWEESRANEVSLAFFGAIQEVVLPHINFTNSTHSPFSVERSFFSCRSSQTEAHFRTTLFGLEDVSAHEMVKVIQRWVSSAPSVKIQWYVVDIVESCPVAIPSDVYAECAVNSGMKQCSGKKCYNDKPQ, encoded by the exons ATGAAGACAGCACTGATTCTTTTGGTGCTCATTGGGAGCTGCATTCTAGCTGTGAATGGTTTAG ACTTCACCCTGAAGAGATATGGCAGGAGAGTACTTGCCAACAGTGTCATAGACATCAGCCGAGTTGGTCGTGAATACTCGTCTTACTACTCTTGGTCTAGTCGGACATCCTATACTAACGAAGGACCTCTTGTGTGCCACACTGAAATTCCTAACTGCTGTCGTGATGTTGATGATCCATTTGAAAACGAGGAGAATGGAGAGTGGTTCTACCCCGACGGGCAG GTTGTTAGCAGTTCCCAGCGGGTCAACAACTTTTATGTGACCAGAGCACGCCAAGAGCTGCATTTGAACAGTTATTCAGAATACGGCCCAACTGGAGTGTACTGCTGTGATGTTCAGAGTGTCAATGGCTCGGGCAACATCACTGCTGAGTATGTATCCGAAACAAACTACACAAGTATCAACTCTTCCACTAGCAAGTGTATCGGATTGTACACTTatt CTCAGTTACGACTCTGCCCTGATTTCTCAATTGGCAATGGATTTGTGACGTATGACTCTCCTTATATTCCTGGGAGAGTGGCTAGATTCTCTTGCAACCGAGGATTTAGCTTGGTTGGTAATTCTGAACAGACTTGCACCAACAGAGGATGGAGTGGAACAAGACCCTATTGTGGCT ATGATTGCGGGCCTCTGCCAGTCCCAAGAAATGGACGTGTGGATACCTCTACCGGTACAACAGTAGGGAAGACTGCCAGTTACAGCTGTAACGAAGGCTACAATTTGATTGGCAGTTCAACCAGAAACTGCCAATACAGTAATTACCATTACAGATACAGCTATTACCCTAGCCGTGTTGGCTGGTCTTCATCTGCACCAATCTGTGTGG ATGAGGCAAAGATGCAGTTGATGTTTTCACCTACTCCGGGTAGCTGTTTGAATTGGGAA gaatCAAGGGCCAATGAAGTCAGTCTCGCTTTCTTTGGAGCCATTCAGGAAGTGGTACTGCCACATATCAATTTCACGAATTCGACACACTCTCCTTTTTCGGTAGAAAGGAGTTTCTTCAGTTGTCGTTCATCCCAGACTGAGGCCCACTTCAG GACCACTTTATTTGGCCTGGAAGATGTATCTGCTCATGAGATGGTCAAAGTCATTCAACGTTGGGTCTCCTCTGCTCCTTCTGTCAAAATTCAGTGGTATGTTGTTGACATTGTCGAGAGTTGCCCTGTGGCTATACCCTCCGATGTCTATGCCGAGTGTGCCGTTAATTCTGGCATGAAACAGTGCAGTGGGAAGAAATGCTATAATGACAAGCCACAGTAA
- the LOC135338556 gene encoding millepora cytotoxin-1-like isoform X2, whose amino-acid sequence MEISASLVCVCLLVLLSTLVTKSVGSKDVVQAERDTERDIVHIQQRPLMERGSAQIWWPHEHWGKKKHKPKKKPVRRKPPPRRVIHYKPRRVIHPRPKPKWHPPKNHPQQIPGFKQKFDLPLHTVCDSAKGEGLIQVKSKYDGYYGDRVWDWKCHKVAPSPLIDCSWSPYINNWKQDITYMCPKNKFMAGIRSHHMNAHEDRKWKIRCCGANDYHTEDCLMTEYVNMLHGDLDHKVGSPCGGGAGALVGLDSHYKQKDRRWRIFECSVHAG is encoded by the exons ATGGAAATCTCTGCCagtttggtgtgtgtgtgcctactTGTACTGTTGTCGACACTCGTTACCAAGAGTGTGGGATCCAAAGATGTGGTTCAAGCTGAGCGGGACACTGAAAGAGATATAGTTCATATCCAACAAAGACCTCTGATGGAAAGAGGCAGTGCACAA ATTTGGTGGCCTCATGAACACTGGGGAAAGAAGAAGCACAAGCCAAAGAAAAAACCAGTTCGAAGGAAG CCACCACCTCGAAGAGTAATCCACTACAAGCCTCGAAGAGTAATCCACCCCAGGCCTAAG CCTAAATGGCATCCTCCAAAAAAT CATCCACAACAAATTCCTGGCTTCAAGCAGAAATTTGACCTTCCACTACATACGGTTTGTGATAGTGCCAAAG GTGAAGGCCTAATCCAAGTGAAAAGTAAATATGATGGATACTATGGAGATCGAGTATGGGACTGGAAGTGTCATAAGGTGGCACCTTCCCCTCTTATTGACTGCTCCTGGTCACCTTACATCAATAACTGGAAACAGGATATTACCTATATGTGTCCGAAGAACAAGTTTATGGCAG GAATCAGGAGCCATCACATGAATGCTCACGAGGACAGAAAATGGAAAATTCGATGTTGTGGAGCCAATGACTACCACACAGAGGACTGTCTCATGACAGAATATGTGAATATGCTTCATGGGGACTTAGACCACAAGGTGGGCTCTCCATGTGGTGGAGGAGCCGGGGCCCTGGTTGGACTGGATAGTCATTATAAGCAAAA AGATAGACGATGGAGGATATTTGAATGCAGTGTGCATGCTGGTTAA
- the LOC135338526 gene encoding uncharacterized protein LOC135338526: MYKKGGYLDVVNACAKASMLRAIDEVKALPGYSQDGEWVITDARHDSTANAYHTTVPCLSGSTKRIVGCSTVSRKEHICAQTREVACTKIVLPEVIDKGLNIVEVAHDNQPVVKRFVTDDLNLTNSYDTWHGTKNVAKNMKKVAIGTKKAQGKTWFPELSDKRKSTKVHLYYCMKNCEQSADNLRKNILNIVKHFQNEHSDCNEASPCKRPGYKPTKIKLEDPLAIESFTSALKDTLIYKNAESYCRCRDTFWVESFNHQLLTYISKRVHFGEATFNMRMDLAIMDWNENVRRECTSERLVQDMKRPDRRTPMRVLKEKSFNFAEEIWENYEQQRKVDLSEFVEDVQPEQSDEPVDENEDLVNDGVHVLDEDLYEDI; this comes from the exons a TGTACAAGAAAGGTGGATACTTAGACGTCGTGAACGCTTGTGCCAAGGCATCCATGTTGAGAGCGATTGACGAAGTGAAGGCATTACCTGGTTACTCGCAGGACGGTGAG TGGGTAATAACAGATGCTCGCCACGACTCAACAGCAAATGCTTATCACACGACTGTTCCCTGCCTCTCGGGAAG TACGAAAAGAATTGTTGGGTGTTCGACTGTTTCCAGGAAAGAACACATCTGTGCTCAGACTCGAGAAGTAGCGTGTACTAAGATAGTTCTTCCGGAAGTCATAGATAAAG GTCTCAATATTGTTGAAGTAGCGCATGATAATCAGCCTGTAGTCAAGAGATTTGTCACTGATGATCTCAACCTTACAAACTCGTACGACACATGGCATG GCACTAAGAATGTAGCGAAGAATATGAAGAAAGTAGCAATTGGGACCAAAAAGGCTCAAGGAAAGACGTGGTTTCCAGAGTTATCTGACAAGC GTAAAAGTACGAAAGTTCACTTGTACTACTGTATGAAGAACTGTGAGCAGTCAGCAGACAATCTAAGAAAGAACATTCTGAATATCGTTAAACATTTtcag AACGAGCACTCAGATTGTAACGAAGCGTCACCCTGTAAGCGTCCAGGGTACAAGCCCACGAAGATAAAACTAGAGGATCCTCTTGCAATCGAGTCATTCACGTCAGCACTAAAAGACACCCTTATTTACAAGAATGCCGAATCATATTGTCGA tgtcgAGACACATTCTGGGTGGAGTCTTTCAATCACCAGCTGCTCACATACATCTCAAAACGTGTACACTTCGGGGAAGCTACATTCAACATGAGAATGGACCTTGCTATTATGGACTGG AACGAGAATGTACGTAGAGAGTGTACAAGTGAACGACTGGTTCAGGACATGAAAAGACCGGATCGTAGGACTCCCATGAGAGTGCTGAAGGAAAAATCGTTCAACTTTGCCGAAGAAATATGGGAGAATTACGAGcagcagagaaaagttgacctcaG TGAGTTTGTAGAGGACGTGCAACCTGAGCAATCAGATGAGCCAGTAGATGAAAACGAGGACCTAGTAAAcgatggtgtacatgtacttgacgaAGATCTTTATGAAGACATATAA
- the LOC135338421 gene encoding serine/arginine-rich splicing factor 4-like — protein sequence MEVEYKFTSQRPIYITFSQTCKAYNSIYNNHPNVILAEKLDMLVNLITTLLAVIIAVEATRNEVDLVSENLHDQLAEAQIRYQGKSYQNNFDRPLHFECNAKNGEALNQVRSVYHNRYRDRLWNWGCAKVVSIPLSDCSWPVYINHWQAPIRFMCPKGKVMAGVDSKHWDNKEDRRWKIKCCSAKGYHTEECELTKQLNNDKAYFEHKASSNTNKRKCSKNRHKGDTQRAFVGIVSNWRANDRRWQMLECDVGKDTGHHDQDKNSRHGHRKSSCDSEDDTRHHKSRNRGCSKGMCRKKSEENSRDHTEGKSHDKSHDKSRSKSRSKSHDKSHDKSHSKPRSKSHDKSRSRSHNSRDKTHRHQVSAGHRGCSSCSNHY from the exons ATGGAAGTAGAATACAAGTTCACATCACAACGTCCTATATATATTACTTTCTCTCAGACTTGCAAGGCTTATAATAGCATCTACAATAATCATCCTAACGTTATACTAGCTGAAAAGTTAGACATGTTGGTCAACCTCATTACCACACTACTTGCTGTTATCATTGCAGTTGAGGCGACTAGAAATGAGGTAGATCTAGTCAGTGAAAATCTACATGACCAGTTAGCTGAGGCACAGATCCGATATCAAGgg AAATCATACCAGAACAACTTTGATCGTCCACTTCACTTTGAGTGCAATGCTAAAAATGGAGAAGCTCTGAATCAG GTGCGGAGTGTGTATCACAACAGATATCGAGACAGGCTTTGGAACTGGGGTTGTGCGAAAGTTGTGTCTATTCCCCTCAGTGACTGCTCTTGGCCTGTCTACATCAATCATTGGCAAGCACCCATCAGATTTATGTGTCCCAAAGGAAAAGTTATGGCAG GTGTGGACAGCAAACACTGGGACAACAAAGAGGACCGTCGTTGGAAAATCAAGTGCTGCTCAGCTAAAGGCTACCATactgaagagtgtgagcttaCAAAG CAATTGAATAATGACAAAGCCTATTTTGAACACAAGGCATCCTCAAATACAAACAAGAGGAAATGCTCCAAAAACAGACACAAGGGAGACACACAAAGAGCGTTTGTAGGGATTGTCAGCAACTGGAGGGCAAA TGATCGAAGGTGGCAAATGCTTGAATGTGACGTTGGAAAGGACACTGGGCATCATGACCAGGATAAGAACAGCAGGCATGGCCACAGAAAAAGTAGCTGTGATTCAGAAGATGATACTCGTCACCACAAAAGCAGGAATAGGGGATGCAGTAAGGGCATGTGTCGTAAGAAGAGTGAAGAAAATAGCCGAGACCATACGGAGGgaaaatcacatgacaagTCACACGACAAGTCACGTAGCAAGTCACGTAGCAAATCACATGACAAGTCACACGACAAGTCACATAGCAAGCCACGTAGCAAATCACATGACAAGTCACGTAGCAGATCACACAATTCTAGAGACAAGACACACCGTCATCAGGTTTCAGCAGGC